One segment of Cyprinus carpio isolate SPL01 chromosome B20, ASM1834038v1, whole genome shotgun sequence DNA contains the following:
- the LOC109103983 gene encoding WD repeat-containing protein 26, whose protein sequence is MQSNGTGQEQNHPASNVTQNGDANGLQSNAGSASGASGTGSGSLKKKKRLSQAEEDVIRLIGQHLNGLGLNQTVDLLMQESGCRLEHPSATKFRNHVMEGEWDKAENDLNELKALMHSPNAIVRMKFLLLQQKYLEYLEDGKVLEALQVLRGELTPLKYNTDRIHVLSGYLMCSHPEDLKAKAEWEGKGAGSRCRLLDKLQTYLPPSVMLPPRRLQTLLRQAVEMQRDRCLYHNTKLDSSLDSVSLLLDHVCSRKQFPCYTQQILTEHCNEVWFCKFSNDGTKLATGSKDTTVIIWQVEPDSHQLKLVRTLEGHAYGVSYLAWSPDDVYLIACGPDDCSELWLWNVQTGELRTKMSQSHEDSLTSVAWNPDGKRFVTGGQRGQFYQCDLEGNLLESWEGVRVQCLWCMSDGRTVLASDTHQRIRGYSFEDLTDRNIVQEDHPIMSFTVSKNGRLALLNVATQGVHLWDLQDRVLVRKYQGVTQGFYTIHSCFGGHNEDFIASGSEDHKVYIWHKRSELPIMELTGHTRTVNCVSWNPCIPSLMASASDDGTVRIWGPAPFLDAQELDGLNESCSSMDS, encoded by the exons ATGCAGTCGAACGGGACAGGACAGGAGCAGAACCACCCGGCCAGTAACGTTACGCAGAACGGAGATGCCAACGGCCTCCAGAGCAACGCAGGCTCGGCTTCGGGGGCCTCCGGGACTGGTTCGGGTTccctgaagaagaagaagcgtCTTTCTCAGGCGGAGGAGGACGTGATCCGCCTCATCGGACAGCATCTGAACGGGTTAGGGCTGAA TCAGACGGTGGATTTGTTGATGCAGGAATCTGGCTGTAGACTGGAGCATCCGTCAGCCACAAAATTCCGGAACCACGTCATGGAAGGTGAATGGGACAAG GCTGAAAACGACCTCAACGAGCTGAAAGCATTGATGCATTCACCCAACGCTATTGTG CGGATGAAGTTTCTGCTATTACAGCAGAAGTATCTGGAGTATTTGGAGGACGGGAAGGTTCTGGAAGCTCTGCAGGTGTTGAGAGGAGAGTTGACTCCGCTCAAATACAACACAGATCGAATCCACGTGCTCAGCGG GTATCTGATGTGCAGTCACCCTGAGGATCTGAAGGCAAAGGCTGAATGGGAGGGAAAAGGCGCTGGATCACGATGTAGATTACTGGACAAACTCCAGA cGTACCTGCCCCCCTCTGTAATGTTGCCCCCTCGGAGGCTGCAGACGCTGCTCAGACAGGCCGTGGAAATGCAGAGAGATCGCTGCCTTTATCACAACACCAAACTGGACTCCAGTCTGGACTCTGTGTCCTTACTGCTGGATCACGTCTGCAGCAG GAAACAGTTTCCCTGTTACACTCAGCAGATCCTCACAGAGCACTGCAATGAAGTCTGGTTCTGCAAGTTCTCCAACGACGGCACTAAACTCGCCACCGGCTCGAAAGACACAACTGTGATTATCTGGCAGGTGGAGCCG GACTCACATCAGCTGAAGCTAGTGCGGACTCTGGAGGGTCACGCATACGGTGTGTCGTATCTTGCCTGGAGTCCTGATGATGTTTACCTGATCGCCTGCGGTCCTGATGACTGCTCCGAACTCTGGCTTTGGAACGTTCAG ACAGGAGAACTGCGGACAAAGATGAGTCAGTCTCATGAGGACAGCCTGACCAGCGTGGCCTGGAACCCTGACGGCAAGCGCTTCGTTACAGGAGGACAGAGAGGGCAGTTCTACCAGTGT GATCTTGAAGGAAACCTGTTGGAGTCGTGGGAAGGCGTGCGTGTGCAGTGCCTGTGGTGTATGTCCGACGGCCGGACTGTTCTCGCCTCTGATACGCACCAGAGGATCCGTGGATACAGTTTCGAGGACCTAACGGACAGAAACAT AGTTCAGGAGGATCATCCTATAATGTCTTTCACTGTTTCTAAGAATGGAAGATTAGCTTTGTTAAATGTAGCAACTCAG GGCGTTCATCTCTGGGACCTACAGGACCGTGTGTTGGTCAGGAAGTATCAGGGTGTGACACAGGGGTTCTACACCATTCACTCCTGCTTCGGTGGACACAACGAGGATTTCATCGCTAGCGGCAGCGAAG ATCATAAGGTATATATTTGGCACAAGCGCAGCGAGCTGCCGATCATGGAGTTGACAGGACACACGCGCACAGTGAACTGTGTCAGCTGGAACCCCTGTATTCCCAGTCTTATGGCCAGCGCTTCTGACGACGGCACAGTCCGTATCTGGGGACCCGCACCCTTCCTGGACGCACAAGAGCTGGACGGCCTCAATG AGAGTTGCAGCAGTATGGACAGTTGA